The genomic window CGCTTCAGCACGAACATGCCGGCCGCCATGGTGGCACCGGAGTTGCCGGCGCTGACGACGGCCACCGCCTCGCCACCTTTTACGAGCTCGAAGGCGACGCGGATGGAGGAATCCTTCTTCTTGCGTACCGCGTCGGAAGCGGAGTCGTGCATGCCCACAACTTCCGAGGCATGCCACACTTCGATATCGAGCCCTTTGCAGTCATGGCGGGCCAGTTCGGCCTGCACCTTTTCGACATCACCGACCAGAGTGACCGGGATGCCGAACTCTCTGGCAGCAGCTATTGCACCTTCAACTTCAACATGAGGGGCGTTGTCGCCCCCCATTACATCGACAGCAACTCTCATATTTCCCCTAGGGAGCGGATTTCGAACAGTCACGGCTGTGAAATCGAAATCCTAGAGCTCTTCAGCCTTCAGCACCTGGCGTCCCTTGTAAGTACCGCAGGACGGGCAGACGCAATGCGGCAGCTTCGGAGCCTTGCACTGGGGGCAGGTCGAGACGGTGGGAGCGGTCAGGAAGTCGTGTGCACGCCTCATGTTCTTGCGCGACTTGGAGGTTTTCTTCTTAGGTACAGCCATGATGTTCTCCTTTTTACTTTTCTATCTTGATCTTCTTCAGGGCGGCCATCTTCAGGTTTATCCCGCCGCGATCGCAGCCGCACTCTCCGGCGTTCAGGTCAGCACCGCACTCGGGGCAGAGCCCTTTGCACGATTCGCTGCATAGTGGCTTGTACGGCACCTCGAGCATCACCTGTTCGGCGATCTCGGGGTCCATGTCGATCTCGTCGCCGCTGTAAGTGGCGGAGATCAGCTCCTCGTCGGTGAGCTCGACTTCCTCCTCGGTACTATCCTCTTCACCCTTGGTGTAGAAGATGGTGAAGTCCGAGGTGAGCGGCAAGTCGTATTCGGCGAGGCAGCGGGAACAGGTGAGGTGGGCGGCACTCTCAACCCGCCCGGTCGCCCGCACGTGGTCGTATTCCCAGACTGCGGTGACCTCTGTGCTGACCGGGGCGGTAAAGGTGCACTCGCCGGCCGCTTCCATTGCCACCAGCACCGGATAGTGCGAAGCCGGCTCCACCTCCGAGAGGTCGAGCTGCTTCTTTTTCACCTTCTCTATATCTATCTTCAAAGGAAGCTCTCCCTCAATTTCAAAGTTTCTCAGTATAGAGATGGCGGTTTTTTTGTCAAGGTAAATCTAGTCACCACCCCATCCTGTAGTCCACACTGACGCCGCTGTCTGCGCCTGTGAGGACACCGAGCCTGCCTGCGGCTCCTTCAACCAGCATATCCACCAGCTTGCCCTTCTTCTTCGGGGTCCGGATCAGCCGCGGCTCCCCTTTGATGCCGCCCAGGCGTGCCGCCTCGTCGACGGCGTCCTGCATGGAACCGATGCGGTCCACAAGCTTCAGGGCGAGCGCCTGTTCTCCCGAAAAGATCCTGCCGTCGGCGATGGTGCGCACCGTCTCCTCGGGGAGCTTTCTCCCCTGTGCCAC from Geomonas ferrireducens includes these protein-coding regions:
- the rpmF gene encoding 50S ribosomal protein L32 yields the protein MAVPKKKTSKSRKNMRRAHDFLTAPTVSTCPQCKAPKLPHCVCPSCGTYKGRQVLKAEEL
- a CDS encoding YceD family protein yields the protein MKIDIEKVKKKQLDLSEVEPASHYPVLVAMEAAGECTFTAPVSTEVTAVWEYDHVRATGRVESAAHLTCSRCLAEYDLPLTSDFTIFYTKGEEDSTEEEVELTDEELISATYSGDEIDMDPEIAEQVMLEVPYKPLCSESCKGLCPECGADLNAGECGCDRGGINLKMAALKKIKIEK